The following nucleotide sequence is from Campylobacter coli 76339.
GAACTAGTGGAAGTATAAATATAAATGGCAATAATATGAATATCATGGGTAATGGAACAAATTCAGTTATCCAATGGGGTGGTGGATTTAATATAGGCAAATCAGAACAAGTCAACTTCAATGGCTCTAATAAAAACTACCTAAACATTGCTCATGGAGCTAATAAATCCACTATAGAGGGTGTATTAAATGCAAGTGGCAATAATGTGTTTTTAATCAATCCTAATGGAGTAATCATCACTAAAACAGGAACCATTAATGCCAATCGCTTTGTAGCTTCAACTGCTTCAATGAGTGATACGGATATGAAAAATTTTGCAAATGGAAATTTAGATTACAATACCTTTTCTCCAGTATTTAAACCCAATAGCGGTAATGTTGTAAATTTAGGAGGTGAAATCACAGCCCAAAGTGTTACTTTTCAGGGTAATAAAGTATTATCAAATGCATATTCTGACTTTGACCAAGATACAGAGAATCACCCAAAAAAAATCTCAGCAAGTGAGATAAATTTACAGGGTAATGAAATTTATGTTGATGTGAGTTCTATCAATGCCACAACATTAAATAAGATCAATATCAAAGGTAGTGAAAATAATAATTTTAAAGGTTCTATGTATTTAAATGCTATGGGATATTATTATAATCCTTATTCTTATTTAGTCTTTGATAAATACACTGATTCAAATTCAAATAATAATTTTAAAGTATATAAATATGTAGGTATAGGTTCTGATCTAGATTGGTGGCACTTTGCTAAAGGATGGAATGAAAACAAAGAAGGATTTAGAAGTACAGCAGGAGAATACAGACTTACTAATGATATAGACTTTAAGGGTGATAAAGGGCAAAATTATGCTAGTTATTGCATAGATAAACTCGGTTGTGCTAGTATGATTGTAGGTTATGGTACAACATTTAAAGATGTATCTTTTGATGGCCAAGGATTTACGCTTAAAAATATAAATACCATTGTAGAAGTAAATGATGAACGAAAGCAATACGATGTGGGTATATTTGGGAGAGTTAATAATGCAACGATAAAAAATGTCAATGTGGATTACAAAGGTGGTGGAGTCAAAGTAGATTTCATTTCTAATCGATATTTGACATATATTGGTGGCTTTATAGGAAAAATCGAAAATTCACTTGTGGAAAATATTTCATTAAAAAACATTAAAGAAATTACAGCTAATAATACTTTTGGTGTTGGTGGTTTTGCAGGTGTTTCGGAAGGAAATGCAAATTTTAAAAATATACTTCTTGATGGTGGTAATATTATGAGTATAAATAGCATCAGGAGTAGTGTGGGAGGTTTTATATCCAGTGCTAGTGAGGGCGATAATTTCGAAAATGTTTATGTTCACAATATAAATAGCATTAAAAGTGATTCCAATAATGCAGGCGGATTTATCGGAAGCATATCTTCTTCATCTTATAATTGGAAAATCCCCGTAAGTTTTAATAAAATTTATATATCAAATATAAACTCTATCGAATCTGCTTTATATGCAGGTGGGTTTATCGGCAGTGCATATGGCGTAAAAGCTGAAAACATCAAAATAGAAAATATCAAAAAAATATCAAGTAGAAATTCAGCTGGTGGTTTTGCAGGAAAGGTATCTCCTGGGGAATATAATGGAATTTCTATAAACAATATAGGAACCATAAAATCTACAAAATCTGGTGGGT
It contains:
- a CDS encoding Filamentous haemagglutinin domain protein, giving the protein MKTHKISNHIMLSGITVSLLFSPSMALPSGGKFTHGTSGSININGNNMNIMGNGTNSVIQWGGGFNIGKSEQVNFNGSNKNYLNIAHGANKSTIEGVLNASGNNVFLINPNGVIITKTGTINANRFVASTASMSDTDMKNFANGNLDYNTFSPVFKPNSGNVVNLGGEITAQSVTFQGNKVLSNAYSDFDQDTENHPKKISASEINLQGNEIYVDVSSINATTLNKINIKGSENNNFKGSMYLNAMGYYYNPYSYLVFDKYTDSNSNNNFKVYKYVGIGSDLDWWHFAKGWNENKEGFRSTAGEYRLTNDIDFKGDKGQNYASYCIDKLGCASMIVGYGTTFKDVSFDGQGFTLKNINTIVEVNDERKQYDVGIFGRVNNATIKNVNVDYKGGGVKVDFISNRYLTYIGGFIGKIENSLVENISLKNIKEITANNTFGVGGFAGVSEGNANFKNILLDGGNIMSINSIRSSVGGFISSASEGDNFENVYVHNINSIKSDSNNAGGFIGSISSSSYNWKIPVSFNKIYISNINSIESALYAGGFIGSAYGVKAENIKIENIKKISSRNSAGGFAGKVSPGEYNGISINNIGTIKSTKSGGFAGAMDTGSNENKKNATIKNVHIYDIERIEAVGYTKNTYSGGLIGEISSINAPTGESTNNTFENITIDKIGNFYTEGDSGFTYTGGLIGTIANNFNANYNFSNINLFFDSSMRVTGINYGVSKVIGKSTSSKLYFKNSNLYYIFNNFEGSRSENYTGLNLDQYVNSNEQTKYEDFLKKDGTTKPIVDSYQSNNIISPELPDIEKIKNEIAILDKEDLLEDVIQKEIIEDITKKYYFVDIKTLNDLLLVYSQLNSKSSKEERINFVQNHLLVSKNEQEAKEVVESLDFLLAYKTNGLENAEKNGILKDEEAKNTNRIIQDKVKKTLSYEQDLIVNFLQNEKTGLKWLVDYTNARLQELKNLQENLKEAVLNYNAYVDLINANKVEKDELKLEVLRQNIDKLTTESERLSIEIDEKQNILSKWQDKSKTDSNEHFVILGKFNYDPLIKPVLNELNTDSGDGVKDPDLKPDPELPEDNLKFEQTAALNLIKQEEEEEKEIGETDGRIRSITCIVSDNFKSMNPCVVEGI